The genomic segment AACCGTATACGACCTACAAGCACAGCTCGCAGAAATTAGCTACACCCTACAAACCAATCGTATTGATTTGGGCCTCGCCCTAGGCCTTGGAGTATCATCATGAAAATTTCACCCGCCCCAATTCTTGTGACTGTTGTTGCTGTTGTGTGCATCGGTTTAGCCGTAATGTACAACGGGAAAAAAATGGCTGAAAGTGCCAATGCACCTCGCCCCGCTGCGCTAAAAGCCAGCGCACCAAATGTATCAGTGGTGGTCGCCACACCGGGCCAATATCAAGCCACTGTTTCTGGACATGGTGAAGCACGAGCCCATTGGGCCCTAACGCTAAAGGCCCAAGTGCAAGGTGAGGTTGTGGATATGAACCCGCTTTTTGCCACCGGTAATAGGGTCGAAAAAGGCACTGTGTTAGCTACATTAGACGGCACGCAATATACCCAAGCGGTGGCAAACGCCAAATCCACCCTGGCAGATGCTCAGTTGACCCTACAAGAAGAAAAAGACTTAGCGACCCAAGCCAAACGAGAGTGGCAACGTTCAGGCTTTACCCAAGCACCCAGTTCACCCTTGGTGTATCGCACCTTACAATTGGCGGCGGCACAAGCGAGTGCTGATAATGCCTTGTCTGCGTTAAAAACAGCCCAGCGAGACGAAAGCAATACGCACATTTCAGCTGTGTTTGACGGGGTGATTTTAAGCCGTGATATTGATTTGGGCAGTTATGTCAACACTGGGGATACTATCGCGACACTAAACAGCTCAGATAAAGTTGAAATTGCCGTGCCCTTATCGTTAGCCCAATGGCAGTACCTTGGCGAAGATGTTTCAACGCCTGTGACATTGCAAGATGTCACCACTGGCACCCGCTGGACTGGTTATATTGCGCGCTTTGAAAATCACTTAGACGGGAACTCTCGACAACGCAATGTCATTGTCGCATTGGACCAGCCATTTGAGCAAAAAACGCCTTTGTTGCCAGGCACGTTTCTGTCAGTGGAAATTAGCGGAAAATCACTGAATGATGTGATGAAGTTGCCCGCATCCGCTGTCTCTCAAGAGGGTAAAATTTGGTTTGTAAATGCCCAAAATACGCTTGTCAGCGCAACGGCCGAAAAACGCTTTGAGCGGGGCGACTATGTTTACATTAACCCTATAGATGATCGCACCGAGCTGAAAGTGGTTGTTCGCCCCTTAGTCAGTTATTTAGCGGGCATGTTGGTGAACCCTGTGGTTGAAGAAGCTTCAGCATCGGGACAACAACCTTTCGCTAACGCTGAGGAGCTAGTACAATGAGCCAGCAGCAACCTTCCTATACAGCCGGCAGCAACAACCCGCTTCAAGGCACTATTGCTTGGTTTGCAAACAACTCAGTGGCGGCTAATTTACTGCTGGTCAGTATGATTGTGTTGGGCATCATGTCACTTTCAACACTGCGCAAAGAAGCATTTCCTAGCCTTGAGCCAGACACTATCTCTGTTTCCGTGGTGTACGACAGCGGTGACGCGCTGCAAGCCGAAGAAGGCATTGCGCTGAAAATTGAAGAAGCGCTGGAAACGGTGCCCGGTATTAAGCGCATTACATCCACATCGGACGCTTCAGGCAGTCACGTTAGTATTGAGAAAAAAACCGATTATTCTCTCGACGCTCTGTTAACGGATGTTAAAAATCAGGTAGATGCGATCAATAACTTCCCTGTGGATGCTGAACAGCCCGTTATTGATAAAGCAAGACGCCAAGATCACGCGTTAACCATAGAGCTATACGGTGATACCGACCGACATACCTTACAATCGCTGGGGGAAACACTCAAAGCTGATTTACTTGCTCAATCGGGGATCAGCGACGTCGAGCAATCAGGGGTACTTGACCCCATGATGTCGATAGAAATCGATGAAGGTAAGTTGCAGGCTTATGGCTTAACCATCAGTGATGTCAGTGATGTGATCAATCAGGAGTCATCAAGTCCACTGTCGACGAGCTTGCGCGATAGCAGCAAAATTATTCGTTTGAAAGCAGCAGATCAAGCTTATTGGCTGCAAGATTTTGCCAATATCGTGTTGTTAACCACATCAACGGGGAGCCAGCTCACCCTAGGGGACGTGGCTAGGGTCACCGACAGCTTTGCAGAAGATGCTAACTCCCTAGGTCGATACAACCAACAAAATGCCGTAGCCATCGAAATATTAATGGATGACAACAGTGATATCACCGCCATAGTTGAACAAGCACATAGCGTGATTGATAGCTGGCATGAACGGGGATTACTGCCGCAAAACGTTGAGTTAACAAGTTGGTATGATCAAAGTACTTTGATCACCGAGCGGTTGTCGTTGCTGACGACCAATGCGGTTTCGGGGATCATAATGGTGTTTATTATTTTGGCCATATTCCTCAATGTGCGGGTCGCATTGTGGGTTGCCGGTGGCCTACCGTTTGTGTTTTTCGGCACCATGTACTTTATGACCGACACCTATGCCGGGCTAACTATCAATGAAATGACCACCTTCGGCTTTATTATGGCTTTAGGGATAGTGGTTGATGACGCGGTGGTTATTGGTGAAAGTATTTATACCACCCGCAGGCAGCAGGGAGACACATTAAACAATACTATTTTAGGTACCATGAAAGTAGCAGTACCAACGATTTTTGGCGTGCTGACGACTGTGGCAGCCTTTGTGGCGTTATCCAATGTATCTGGGCCGTTAGGGCAAATTTACGCCCAGTTTGCCACTGTGGTTACCATTTGTTTGTTGCTATCAGTGGTGGAGTCGAAACTCATTTTACCTTCGCATTTGGCGCATATTGATACAAAGCGCCAAGTCAAATCAGGCTTCAGTGGTGTATGGTCAAAAGTGCAACACGGAGCAGATTACGGCTTAAACTGGTTTAGCGATAACGTTTATCGCAAGGTTATTGAGCACTCGCTGCGCTTTCGTTATGCGGTCGTGGCAGGATTTATGGCCTTTTTGATCTTAGTGGTTGGCATGCCAATGACTGGTGCTGTCAAAGTAGGCTTTTTTCCGAGTATTCCTGGCGACACCGTCAACGCTGATTTAGTTATGCAAAATGATGCAGCGTTTGGCCAAACAAACAGCAATTTATTTATGCTCGAACGTACGGCTTTAGAAGCTGAGAAGAATTTATTGGCTAAATTTGATGCCGAGCAAAGTGAAATTAGTAGTATACAAGTTGTTAGTAGTAGCGATACCAGTGGCAGTGTCACCGTTGAGCTAGACAAAAACGGGTCATATACATCGAGTGAGTTTGCAGAAGAATGGCGACGCTTGTCCGGTACGCCTGAGGGCAGTAAAAAACTGCAAATCTTAGCTACCCGAAGAATGGTCGATAACTTTAAGGTTGAGCTTAAAGCGTGGGATGATGAAACCGTGATGGCAGCAGGTGCTTTGTTTAAAGAGCGCTTGTTGAATACCGCAGGGGTAAACGGCATTGATGACAACCTCAACCCAGGCCAGCCCCAGCTCAAGTTTACCTTAAACGCCCAAGGTCGGGCCCTAGGTATGGACACCGCCAGTTTGTCGCAGCAAGTATTGCAAGCCTTCGGGGGAGCAATCGTGCAACGCTACCAGCGTGACAAAGACGAAGTGAAGGTGAGAGTGCGCTATCCTGAAAGTGCGCGAAAAACCCAAGCTGATGTTATGCAATCGCGCATTCGTTTACCTGATGGCACCGTTGTTCCTTTAGTCAATGTAGCAACGATAAGCAGTGAATATCAGCAAGACGAAATTACTCGCATCGATGGTTTACGGGCAATTTATTTAAGTGCTCAAGTAGATAAAAACATAATTGCATCGAATGTTCTGGTGGATAACCTGCGCCGTGATTTAGTGCCAGAACTTACAGCACAATTTCCGAATTTAAGTGTCTATTTTGCTGGTGAAGCAGAACAACAAAGCGAAACAACTGGCTCAATGAGCACCATGTTTCTTGCCGCGATGTTGGTCATTTACGTGCTGCTGGCGATCCCTCTTAAATCCTATATTCAACCCGTGTTAATCATGGTTGCCATTCCTTTTGGTATCGTTGGTGCGATTCTTGGCCACTGGTGGAATGACTTGACCATTAGCATTTTATCGTTAAACGGTATCCTTGCCCTAAGTGGGGTCGTGGTAAATGACAGCTTGCTATTGGTATCGCGCTTTAATGAATTGATAAAAGATGAAGACATGAGCGTGCATGACGCAATTGTAGAATCGTGTACCAGTCGTTTACGTGCGGTTTTACTGACCTCAATTACCACATACGCAGGCTTAGTTCCTTTGTTGAATGAAACCTCTGTGCAGGCACAGTTTTTAATTCCTGCGGCAGCGTCATTGGGCTACGGGATATTATTTGCTACTGTGATCACCTTGATTTTGATTCCCGCCTTATTGATGATTCAAATCGACGCGAAACGAGGCATTGCTAAGCTACTCGGCCTGTTAGGCCTAAAGGCAAAAAACGCACAGCATCTTGCGCAGCCATAGTGTCTGCTCTTTGGCCCCTCAGCCCACTAAAGGTGAGTGAGAATGAGGGGCTAACGAGTGATGGGGCCACTTTACAATCGAGTGAAAACAAACCACACTGATGCATTAACACTACACGTACGCTCGGTTTAAAAATGCTTGATACACTCAGTTTTGCTCAAAAACAACGGCTTGCTTACATTGATTTTTGTTTGTTATTTAAAGGCGCAATTTATCGTCAAGATCTTATCAAGCGCTTTGAAGTCGGGCTGTCTGCTAGCTCAAAAGATTTTAGTTTGTACAAAACCTTAGCCCCGAAGAATCTGCATTATCACACCGTTGAAAAGCGTTATGTGCAAACAGAACAGTTTCAACCTGTATTTGAGCACGACGCTCAACGTACCTTAGTAAAATTAGCCAATGATATTTCTGATGGCTTCGATGGTATTGGCGATGTGGATTACCCAGTGGAGTCGCCGTCAAACTTAAACGTACCGAATATTTTTATTGTTGCCCGATTGGTACAAGCTATTTTGCTTAATAAAGCAGTGAGTGTGATTTATACGTCGCTCTCAAGTGGCTCTGGGGCCAGAGAGCTTGTGCCACATTCGATTGTGGACAATGGTTTACGTTGGCATGTGCGTGCTTTTGATCGCAAAAGCCAGAGTTTTCGAGACTTTGTATTGACCCGGGTGAGCAAGGTAACCCTAAAAGAAGCAGGAGAAGAGCACGAACAAGCGGACGCTGATGAAGCATGGCAGCGACTTATTCCCTTGCAGCTCGTGCCTCACCCAAAAAATGTCAAGCATGCGACAGCGATTGAAATGGATTACGGCATGGAAAACAGCCAACTGTTAATCAAGGTGCGAGCAGCAATGGCAGGGTATCTGCTCAGGCGTTGGAACGTGGACTGCACTGAACGCGGCGTGCTTGAAGGGGCTGAGTATCAGCTATGGTTGCAGAATCGTTTTACCTTGAACAAAGTGGATAATTTGGCGATAGCACCGGGATATTTGAACTAATTGGCAGCAAACAGACTCCTTCAGTGTACAAGTGTTCGCTGAAATACTACTATCGTCTGGTCATTTAACGCTTAAGGTCTGCCATGCAGCAACAGGTTCCCCCCACTATTCATCTAAAACCCTACACAATCGTAGAAGAGTGGCTCAATGCCATTAGTCATGGCATTGGGTGTGTTGCGTCTATCGTCGGTTTGGTGTTTTTGCTTTCACGAGCAGCGGATACCCTAGCCCAAGTGGCATCGATTATTTACGGCGCATCAATGATAGCCATGTTTCTGTCTTCCACGCTTTACCACGCGTTTTCAAACCCCAAAGTAAAAGCGGTGCTTAAAATTATCGATCACAGTGCTATCTACTTATTGATCGCAGGTACTTATACCCCTTTTATGTTACTAGCCGTTGGTGGCTGGGTAGGGGTAATCGGTATTTCGCTTATTTGGGCTTTAGCGGTGATTGGGGTGGGTTTTAAATGCTTGGCGTCGGGGCGCTTTCCAAAAATATCAGTGGCTACCTACTTGCTAATGGGCTGGCTGGCAGTGTTCTTTATTTATCCTTTGTATATGTCGCTGCCTAGTGAAGGGCTCTGGCTGTTGATTGCTGGTGGTTTATGTTACAGCGTTGGGGTGTTGTTTTATGTGGCGAAGACGATTCGCTATACCCACCCTATTTGGCATGTATTTGTGACCGCTGGGTGTATTTGCCACTTTTTCTCTATTTATTACTATGTGGTCTAGGTCTAGGTCTACGTCACGCGCAGAGAAAGGCCAAAACCTTCTATAAAACGAGTTTTCGCATCCTAAAGGTGAACTTTCTAAGCCTTTATCTGCATAGACGTTGCTAAGACTTACCCTGATAGCTTAAGCTAGAGCCAAATTTGCTTGAGCAATTCGCCCAACGGACCCAACGCTTTTATGTACGAAAATTATTATGGACTTAACTCTAAACCTTTTCAACTGACACCGGACCCGAGCTTTTTCTTTGCCAGTAAATGGCACAAGCGAGCCATGTCGTACCTGCAATACGGACTGTCTCAGGCTGAAGGGTTTATTGTTATTACAGGTGATATTGGCACGGGTAAAACTACCATTGCTAATAGTTTACTAGATGCCATGGAAGCCGGCATTGTTGCGGCGCAAATTGTTACTCCAAAACTTACCCCTGACGAGCTAGTGAAAATGGTCGCCAGTAAGTTTGAAATTCCAGTTAAAGGTAGTACTAAATCTGACATTCTAGGCGACTTAGAGCTATTTCTTACCCAGTTGCACCAACAAGGTAAACGCGCTTTACTGCTGGTGGATGAAGCGCAAAACTTACCGTTAGAAACCATCGAAGAATTGCGCATGCTGTCGAATTATCAAAAAAACGGCAAGCCATTATTACAAAGCTTTTTACTCGGGCAAGAAGAGCTACAACCCATTTTGCGTGCGCCGAATATGGAACAGTTTCGTCAGCGTATTGTGGCGTCTTGTCATTTATCGCCGTTAACAGAAGACGAATGCCAAGCGTATATCGAATATAGAATGCAGCATGCGGGTTATGAAGGAAACGCTCTTTTCTCCAGTGATGCTTACAGCAAAATTTTCGTTTTTACCCGAGGTGTTCCGCGTAAAATTAACACCTTGATGGACCGTATTTTACTGTACGGATTCCTTGAAGAGCTTGAAACCTTTGATGAAACCGCAGTTGAAGCTGTGGTCAAAGAAGTGGCCGACGAGATGTTTTTACCTGACAACAAAGTGGCAGATGAAGATGAAGCGCCAGTCTCAGGTGATGCACAACCGACTACAGCGGCGAATGCCAGTAACGAGGCCGCCCCTAATGTTTTAAAAGACGTAACCTATTACAAAACCATGCTAACTGAGCTAACAGACGCCCTTGACGATGCCATCAGTCATAAAATCAAATTGACTCGCTACATCGATAAACTGCTGAAGAAAAAATATAAAACCTATGTGCGCTTAAAATCCGACGATTAATGTAGGTCCTGTTTTTTGTGGTGAGTTAATGCCTAAAACGGTCAACTCTTAGTCCGTTTTAGAACTATTCATCATGTTAAGTTGTTAATATTTCGTAAAAAAAGAGGAAATTGAACTAAAAGGGTATTATATTATCCAATATGTTGGCGGGGTTTGCTTTACACCGCAAGTGCGTTGAATTTTTTAACCACCTTGCCGATAAGGTAATACAGCAGAGGGTAATATGATGAAGCACGGTATGTACAACAGAAAGTCAGAGCAAGATGAATCAGGCGTATATCAAGCATTAAAAGATCGCCGCAAAGCCTATTATCACGGTAAATATAACCGAGAAGTTTTTTCAGTGGTGTTGTTGGTAGCCTGTGTCGGTATGTTTTTA from the Paraglaciecola mesophila genome contains:
- the trhA gene encoding PAQR family membrane homeostasis protein TrhA; this translates as MQQQVPPTIHLKPYTIVEEWLNAISHGIGCVASIVGLVFLLSRAADTLAQVASIIYGASMIAMFLSSTLYHAFSNPKVKAVLKIIDHSAIYLLIAGTYTPFMLLAVGGWVGVIGISLIWALAVIGVGFKCLASGRFPKISVATYLLMGWLAVFFIYPLYMSLPSEGLWLLIAGGLCYSVGVLFYVAKTIRYTHPIWHVFVTAGCICHFFSIYYYVV
- a CDS encoding efflux RND transporter permease subunit, with translation MSQQQPSYTAGSNNPLQGTIAWFANNSVAANLLLVSMIVLGIMSLSTLRKEAFPSLEPDTISVSVVYDSGDALQAEEGIALKIEEALETVPGIKRITSTSDASGSHVSIEKKTDYSLDALLTDVKNQVDAINNFPVDAEQPVIDKARRQDHALTIELYGDTDRHTLQSLGETLKADLLAQSGISDVEQSGVLDPMMSIEIDEGKLQAYGLTISDVSDVINQESSSPLSTSLRDSSKIIRLKAADQAYWLQDFANIVLLTTSTGSQLTLGDVARVTDSFAEDANSLGRYNQQNAVAIEILMDDNSDITAIVEQAHSVIDSWHERGLLPQNVELTSWYDQSTLITERLSLLTTNAVSGIIMVFIILAIFLNVRVALWVAGGLPFVFFGTMYFMTDTYAGLTINEMTTFGFIMALGIVVDDAVVIGESIYTTRRQQGDTLNNTILGTMKVAVPTIFGVLTTVAAFVALSNVSGPLGQIYAQFATVVTICLLLSVVESKLILPSHLAHIDTKRQVKSGFSGVWSKVQHGADYGLNWFSDNVYRKVIEHSLRFRYAVVAGFMAFLILVVGMPMTGAVKVGFFPSIPGDTVNADLVMQNDAAFGQTNSNLFMLERTALEAEKNLLAKFDAEQSEISSIQVVSSSDTSGSVTVELDKNGSYTSSEFAEEWRRLSGTPEGSKKLQILATRRMVDNFKVELKAWDDETVMAAGALFKERLLNTAGVNGIDDNLNPGQPQLKFTLNAQGRALGMDTASLSQQVLQAFGGAIVQRYQRDKDEVKVRVRYPESARKTQADVMQSRIRLPDGTVVPLVNVATISSEYQQDEITRIDGLRAIYLSAQVDKNIIASNVLVDNLRRDLVPELTAQFPNLSVYFAGEAEQQSETTGSMSTMFLAAMLVIYVLLAIPLKSYIQPVLIMVAIPFGIVGAILGHWWNDLTISILSLNGILALSGVVVNDSLLLVSRFNELIKDEDMSVHDAIVESCTSRLRAVLLTSITTYAGLVPLLNETSVQAQFLIPAAASLGYGILFATVITLILIPALLMIQIDAKRGIAKLLGLLGLKAKNAQHLAQP
- a CDS encoding WYL domain-containing protein, which codes for MLDTLSFAQKQRLAYIDFCLLFKGAIYRQDLIKRFEVGLSASSKDFSLYKTLAPKNLHYHTVEKRYVQTEQFQPVFEHDAQRTLVKLANDISDGFDGIGDVDYPVESPSNLNVPNIFIVARLVQAILLNKAVSVIYTSLSSGSGARELVPHSIVDNGLRWHVRAFDRKSQSFRDFVLTRVSKVTLKEAGEEHEQADADEAWQRLIPLQLVPHPKNVKHATAIEMDYGMENSQLLIKVRAAMAGYLLRRWNVDCTERGVLEGAEYQLWLQNRFTLNKVDNLAIAPGYLN
- a CDS encoding efflux RND transporter periplasmic adaptor subunit is translated as MKISPAPILVTVVAVVCIGLAVMYNGKKMAESANAPRPAALKASAPNVSVVVATPGQYQATVSGHGEARAHWALTLKAQVQGEVVDMNPLFATGNRVEKGTVLATLDGTQYTQAVANAKSTLADAQLTLQEEKDLATQAKREWQRSGFTQAPSSPLVYRTLQLAAAQASADNALSALKTAQRDESNTHISAVFDGVILSRDIDLGSYVNTGDTIATLNSSDKVEIAVPLSLAQWQYLGEDVSTPVTLQDVTTGTRWTGYIARFENHLDGNSRQRNVIVALDQPFEQKTPLLPGTFLSVEISGKSLNDVMKLPASAVSQEGKIWFVNAQNTLVSATAEKRFERGDYVYINPIDDRTELKVVVRPLVSYLAGMLVNPVVEEASASGQQPFANAEELVQ
- a CDS encoding XrtA/PEP-CTERM system-associated ATPase, with translation MYENYYGLNSKPFQLTPDPSFFFASKWHKRAMSYLQYGLSQAEGFIVITGDIGTGKTTIANSLLDAMEAGIVAAQIVTPKLTPDELVKMVASKFEIPVKGSTKSDILGDLELFLTQLHQQGKRALLLVDEAQNLPLETIEELRMLSNYQKNGKPLLQSFLLGQEELQPILRAPNMEQFRQRIVASCHLSPLTEDECQAYIEYRMQHAGYEGNALFSSDAYSKIFVFTRGVPRKINTLMDRILLYGFLEELETFDETAVEAVVKEVADEMFLPDNKVADEDEAPVSGDAQPTTAANASNEAAPNVLKDVTYYKTMLTELTDALDDAISHKIKLTRYIDKLLKKKYKTYVRLKSDD